GGGCGCCTGAAGCGTCAATATTCATTTTATTTCGCAACAACTGGGGTTTTAGGGTGCAATGATTAAAAAAATATTGATCGTTGACGATTCTCCGGTGGCCAGAAAAATTCTAAAGAGCTGTATACCCAAAGAACCGGAATATGAAATCGCTGAAGCGGCGGATGGTCAGGCTGGCCTTGAGACGTTCAAGGAATTCGCCCCCGATTTAACTTTCATGGATATCACGATGCCGGTCATGAACGGGCTTGAATGTCTGGAATTCATTATGAGAACCGACAAACAGGCCCGTGTTGTCATGTGTACCGCCGACATTCAAATCAAATCCCTGAAACAGGCCTTAAACCTGGGGGCCGTGAATATCCTCAAAAAACCCCCTTCGAAAGAATCCGTTGCGAAAATATTGCACGAAGTGTCCCGGTCCACCTGAATTGACAACTATGCCCGGCCATCAAAACACAGTGATCCGTAGCGACGAACTCGACATTCTCCAGGAGGTGATGAACATCGCCTTCGGAAAAGCCAGTGCTGATCTTGCAGAACATATTGATATTTATGTTAAATTGAGTGTTCCCGATGTCCGGGTGATTCCTGCCGTCCGGCTTCCGTCCTATTTCGTGGAAATGATCGGGAGACAGGAACGAGTCAGCATTGTCGAACAGAAATTCTGGGGTAAATTCAGCGGTTATGCTCTCCTTCTCTTCGCTTCGGGCGCAGACAGCGACCTGATCTCCATCCTGTCCTGTGAAGACCCCCATCTGTTTCATGATGAAGCCGGCGATGAACTGGCCAAGGGAGCCCTCATGGAAATCGGCAACATCGTTGTCGGGGCGTGCGTGGGAAAAATTGCGGAACTTCTTAATGATGTCATGGTTTATTCACCTCCGGTTGTGCTTTTGGAAAAATCCGCCGCAGATATTATTCCCGACGAAATGTTCAATCCCGAGGACAGCGCCGTTATTCTCAAGGCCCTTTTCCGCTTTGAAAACAGGGCGGTGAGCGGTATGCTGGTTTTGCTCTTCAGTCAGACGAGCGTGGCTTGGTTGAAAAAAGCCCTGAAAGAATTCATGGAGCAGTATGAGTGATTTTTTCTCAGGTATTCGATATCCTTGACACCGGCATTGTCATTTTGGATCGGGATCTCAAGGTCTTTCGCTGGAATTACTGGATGGAACGGCACAGCGGCATTGCGGCGGACCGTATCATCGGGCAGTCCCTTTTTGATTTTTTCCCTGATCTGGATAATCCGCGTTTTTTCCGCAGCTGCCGTTGCGTCGTCGGTTTGGGGAATCTCTATTTTTTTTCACAGAAGCTCCATCGTTACCTCTTTCCGTTCAAGCCCGTCAGTACACTGGACAAACGCTTTCCCTTCATGCAGCAGTCATGCAACATGGGCCCCATCCGGGATGAGAACGGTGAAATTACCTACATCTGCATCACCGTCCAGGATGTGACGGATATTGCCGTTTATGAACAACGGCTGATCGAGATGAACATGAAGGACGGCTTGACAGGTACATATAACCGTCGTTTCCTCAATATCCGTTTGCGGGAGGAGATCAACCGGGCCCTTCGTTACGGGAATCCTCTCAGTCTCATCATGTTCGATCTGGACCACTTCAAAGCCGTCAATGACATACACGGCCATCCGTTCGGTGACCATATTCTCCAGGCCGTAACGGTGCTCATCGGTACCCTGATCCGGAACAGCGATATCCTGGCGCGTTATGGGGGAGAGGAGTTTTGTTGCATCCTGCCGGAGACGAATCTGGACCAAGCGAGGGTGATAGCCGAGCGATGCCGCCGTACGGTTGAAGAAAGCATGTTCCGATTTCAGGGAATCGATGCCCGCATTACCATCAGTTTGGGTATCACACAGATGGTTGATGGAATGGACACCCCCGAAAAGCTGATTGATCGTGCAGACCAAGCTCTTTACACGGCCAAAAGGGGGGGCCGTAACCGGGTTGCTCCATCCGGAACCTTAGAAGAGAAGCAGGATACGGACGACAAGATGCAGGTTTGAAATTACGGACTTTTCCCTCACCTTTTTCCCCCTATCTTTTTGACATGAGCCGTGAAATCTGGTAGATCAGGACCACATTTTTGACTTGAGGAGAAAGCCTATGGAAAACGAAGAAAGCCTGTTCGTGCTGATTGAAACGGACAAGGGAACGATCCGCCTTCAACTTTTTGCCGACCGCGTTCCAGCGACGGTGGGTAATTTTGTCAATCTGTGCCGACGGGGCTACTATGACGGCCTGACATTCCACCGCGTTATCGCTGATTTCATGATCCAGGGCGGCTGCCCCTTGGGCACGGGGACTGGCGGTCCGGGGTACCGTTTTGACGATGAATTCCTGCCCGATCTGAAACATGACCGGCCGGGTGTTCTTTCCATGGCCAACGCAGGCCCCGGGACCAATGGAAGTCAGTTTTTTATCACCCATGTGCCCACGCCGTGGCTGGATCAGCATCACACCGTGTTTGGCGAGGTGGTATCTCCGGCGGACCAGGAAGTCGTCAACAGCATCCGTCAGGGTGACCGAATCCGCCAGATGGTGGTCGAAGGAGATTGTACAAGCCTGTTTGAGCGGATCAAGGGCGACCTCGATGCCTGGAACCGGACCCTGGACGAATGCTTCCCGAAACTGAAACCGACCTGACGTGACCCATGTCCCATGGCGCTCGTAGCCGAGAGCCGGAGTGCGCCCCTTTTCCGGTGTGGAGGCTCCTGTCCTGGTACCGGATGAATTGCCGTTCCCTTCCCTGGAGGGAGACACGGGATCCTTACCGGATCTGGTTATCGGAAATCATGCTGCAACAGACTCAGGTCGCGACGGTTATCCCTTACTATGAGCGTTTTCTGCAGCGCTTTCCGACCCTTTGCGATCTGGCCCGTGCGACCGAGGAGGATGTGCTCCAGATCTGGGAGAATCTGGGCTATTACAACCGAGCCCGGCAACTGCATCGGGCTGCACGCATGGTTGTGGAAAAATTTGGAGGTGAAATTCCCCGGGATTTTGATAATTTGCTCCGGCTCCCCGGTATCGGCGCCTATACGGCCGGGGCGATACTCAGTATCGCTTTTGGAGCAACCGTCCCGGCGATCGATGGCAACGCGCGGCGTGTACTATGCCGTTTTTACGCCCTACCCGGTGTTAACGCGGACCCGAAAGGGTATCGCTGCCTGGCGGACAGGGTGATGCGGATCCTCCCGGCTTCTCAGCCCGGGTGTTTCAACCAGGCTTTGATGGAACTCGGTGCCACACTGTGCCGATCCCGAAAACCCCTGTGCGATTTATGTCCCCTCCTGGAGCAATGTCTGGCCCGGAGGCGCGGCCAGACCGATTTCTTCCCGATGCCGGCGAAGAAGAAAATCACCCCTGTCCGGACAGCCGTTGCAGCCCTCATCCGTGATGACCGGGGGTGTGTGCTGGTGGTCAAGCGTCCTCCATCCGGCCTCCTCGGGTCGCTCTGGAAATTCCCGGGCGGTTTTGCGGAACGGGAGGAGACGCCATTTCAGGCTTTGAAGCGGACCGTAACAGAGGAGGTTGGCCTGCGCATTATCGAGGCTTCGTTTCAGGGGACGGTCAAGCACGCCTACACCCATTTTCGCCTGTGCTTGCATATTTTTACAGGAAAGGTCTCCCCGGGGGAAGCCAAAAGGACGGGGTGCGCGGATTGCCGATGGATTGACCCCAAAGCAATCGGGCAATTACCCTTCTCCCGGGCCGACCGACTGGCCGGAAATCATCTCCCGTGACGAGGCGCGGTGGGGTGTGCCTGAAGTCTTTTCACCGGTGGGCGCTTCGATACCACCCAATCTGAAAACTTTACTTTCTTAGGAAAATCCGTTATCCTGAATCCGACTTGAACCGGCCTCAGGCTGTGCGACAGCTCGAGGAATGGCAAAAAAACCGATTGATGACAAGAGGTTGCTTCAGGTGATGAAAGAGGACGCGTTGGTGATCCGCTGTCTTAACTGTGGTACGAAGAACCGGATACCGGAGGGGCGGATGAATGACCGCCCGATCTGTGGAAAGTGTCGGGCCTGTCTGGATGACATGATCATCCGCTGTCTCCGATGCGGAGCAAAAAACCGGATGCCGGAGAATCGTTTCAACGAGAGACCCATCTGCGGCCGCTGTGGCGCCCCGTTGGTTGTGGAGGGCGCACCGGCGAAACCAATGGAAATCACCGACGCGACTTTTCTCCGGGAAGTTCTGACCTACTCGGGATCCGTTTTGGTGGATTGCTGGGCCCCTTGGTGCGGACCCTGCCGAGTCGTCGAACCAATTATGGCGGAACTGGCGGCCAAATACGCCGGCGGAATCAAGGTGACGAAACTCAATGTTGATGAAAATCCCCTGACCGCTTCCCAGTACAATATCCGGAATATCCCGACCATGCTGCTCTTCAAGGAGGGAAAGCTGGTCAATACCTTGGTCGGCGCCCTGCCGAGGGAGGATGTCGAGCGCCATATTCTGGCCGTTATGCGGATGAATTGAATCGTCCAGACCTTGGCGGAAAAGGTGAGGGAGGCAATGTCCGATTATCACATCAAGGAGAAGCAGGTGTATCAGTGCCGGATCTTTTCCGTCTATGAGGGTGAGTACCGATTGCCCGACGGGCGCGTAAACCGGCAGACCCGAGTGGAACATAAACCCTGTGTGGCCGTTGTCCCCGTTGATGACCTGGGCCGGATTCTTCTTATCAAACAGTACCGTTACGCCGTCAACCAGGACCTGTTGGAAATACCGGCGGGCAGCATGGACAAGGGAGGCGAGTCGCCGGAGATGAGCGCCCGGAGAGAATTGGCGGAAGAGACGGGTTACGACGCCGCAAACTGGATGCCGCTGTTCGAAGGTTATCTTCTTCCTGGATACTGCAACGAGTACATGTACTTCTTTCTCGCCACCCGCCTTTTCCCGGCGCCCCTGCCGCCTGACGATGATGAGTGTATTGAAGTGCTTCCCGTTTTACCGGAGGAGGCGATGGCGATGATCAAAAGAGGCGATATCATTGATGCAAAGACCGCCTTGGGGATCTGCATGGCCCGGAAATACCTGGCCGGGCATTTCGTATGAACGCACTCCCTGTTCCGACGGCGCCGGAGTATGGAACCGGTTCACCCCCCTGTTTCACCTGTATTCCAGGATCCTCGGCAGGGGTTCAACGCAAGCCTCTGTTCCTCTTTTCCAATTCGATTTCTAGGTTTTTCAGATTTTGCAGATCCTTCTTCAATTGTTCGTTTTCCTGAAGCAGACGTATCGTTTCCTGGCGGCACTGGTTTTCGGATTCCTCACATTTTGTCTTTTGGGACAGAAGGCCCTCGCAGAGTCTGAGGCTCCCTTTCATTTTTTCCTCACAGGCTTGCTGCAGATCCATCAGCAGAATCAGAGCTTCGGCCGTGTTAAGCCACTTGCTGTCCGGATAAGACTGAGTCAACCGGGCCAGGAGGGCCCGGGCTTTCAAGCCGTTGCCGGTTTCTGTACCGTTTGGCTGCGTGAGTGCTGTCGCCGCCTCGATCAGCAGGTCCTCTGCCGGGGGGAGGGGAGTGGTCGCCCGATCTAAATTGTTCGTTTCCGTGACGGGTTCTTTGGTGACCGCCGTTCTGTCTGCCGCGCAGGCACCAAGCAAGAAGATACAAGTGAATAACACGGCGATTTTTTTCATGGTTCATCCTTTTCACCGAGAAAGATTTCCCTGTGGCACGCCCTTAAGCAAGAAAAGGGGAGGGGCTCCCGCCGATTAGCCGGTCGGGGTTTCTATCTCTTCCAGCTTGACGACGTTGTTCCCCTTCATGGCTTTTACGATTTCCTTTAATTCCGCCGCCTTCCTCGCCATATCCAGGGAGTTCTGAAAACGGGTGCCGTCATCGCTGACGATGGCAATGGTCACCGTGATCAGGGGGAATTTGCGTAGAATTCCCTGTCGGTCCTTCCCGACGATGAACCCGGTTTCCCGATCACCCCCACTGTAAAATTTGCTAATACGCGAGTCGAAATCACGGGCGACGGCACGGCATATTTCTTCCGCCCGCTCGGGTTCCGCAATGATGATGAAATCGTCTCCGCCGACATGGCCGATAAAATCAGTCGCGTTCCCTCCAGTTCTGCTGTGGTCCCTCAGGATATGGGCGACTTCCTTGATCACTTCGCTGCCCCAGGCATAACCGTACTTGTCGGCAAAAGGTTTGAAATGGTCGAGATCCACGTGGCATAGGGAAAAGCGCTTTCCCGCCGAAAGACGGCTCTCGATGGCCTCTTCGATAGCCAGGTTTCCGGGAAGGCCGGTCAGAGGGCTTTCTTCCCGTAACTTTGTCTCGAGGATTTTCAAGCGATCTTTCATTATTCGGAAGGCCTTGGCCAGGCTGCCGATCTCGTCATGACGAATGATGTTGACGGGATAGTCGAATTGCCCTTCGGCGATGGCCCCGGTTGCGCGCTTCAACTGAACGAGCGGTCGGGAGATGTTGAGGGTGATCGCGATGGCGAGGATGAGACCTGCGGTCAGGCTGATGGAGCTGAGAAACATGGTCATGCGCGTAGATTTTTGACCTTCCCTGTTGATCAACGTCAGTCGGCTACGAATGCCGGCTTCGGCGGCCTTCTGAAGATTTTTTGTTGCCTGGGTTAAATTACTCATCAGGCGGTCGCCTTTTTCTCGGGACAGATTCATCGATTCTTCCGGACCGTTTGTCCGAATCAGGCCGACCTGTTCGCGAAAAATATCGCCGTGCTGACGGCTGAGCGCGGCAATCCGGTCGAGATCTTTACGGATATCCCCTTGAGAGGAACGACGGGTTTTGACAAGCAGAACCTCCAGTTCCTTCTGTTTCGCCCAGTAAATGGCTTCGATGGAAGGGTCTTTTAGAATCAGATATTTCTTGCCCGTTCCCTCGAGGTCCAGAATAATCCCCGCCATTTGTTTGGCGGTGTTCATAAGCGAAAAATCCCAGTTTGCCAGATTAAAAGCCAGATCGTTGATGCGGTACAAACTGACAATGGCATAGGTGCTCGATAGCACCGTCAGCATCGCCATAAAAAAATAAATAAGCAGTAATTTTCTGCTGATTGTCAGTCTCATATCAGGGTTCCCTAGCATCCACACCTAATCTAATCGGAAAAATTAGCATACAGGTCATTGTTCCGCAAAGTGGAAAGTGAAGATACCGGAGAAGTTTTTTCAGGGTGGGCTGGGCTTTGGGGGAGCATGGTCGGGCAACACGGTTTTTCTTTCGGAAAAGACAGGATAAGCCTGCTTTCGGTTGTTCCCCTGTGCGGCTTCCGGCGATCACTCGGCCTTGGTTTATTTTTGGAAAAGCATTGGCCATAAGCCTCTACGTTATGAACTGAGCAATTTTCATCGTTCCACTTCCAATTTGGCCTGTATGTGAGGAAAGATCCGGGGGGAGGTGTTTGAGGCAGAAAGAACCGGGCGTGATATCCAGTTTACATCATGGATATAATTGTGGCGTCCCCACGGGGATTCGAACCCCGGTTACCGGCGTGAAAGGCCGGTGTCCTAGGCCTCTAGACGATGGGGACGGCGATTTCAAAGCCAACATCAATGACCGGAAGGCATCGACATGGAATTGGTGCTTGCTTATAATGATTGCCGATAAATAAGTCAAGAAACAAATGATTTCACCACGGATATTTTTTTATTCGAATACGATTGGTTCCCTGAGAATCGTGTCCATGGCATCGAAGGCAAGTGACGCCACTTCGGGGTGGGACTCTCGGAGCGAGGCGATCTGTCGGAGATTGTCTCCGGTCCGGTTGATGAGCATGGCGAAGTCGCCGTCGGCGATGCCGACCTGTTCCGTAATCACTTCCCATTGCATTCCCCTGCTCCAGGCGTAGATGGTCCAGGCCGGCCACAAATACATGGGGGCGACGGGAAACCCATGCTCAATCATTCGTTCCGCAAGGTCGGCCAGGTCTGCTTTAACTCGGTTGAAACCGCGGGTCAATTTTCGCGGGGTGATTTTTCGGGTCAGTTTTATGTCTTGATCACCGTCATAAACAAATATGGCAACCAGGGCGGCGAGCATTTTCGCGTCGTAACGGGGAAAGGAGTCCTTACGCAGGCATTCGGCGATCAAAAGAGGTTGATCGAGTCTCAGTTTCGAAGCCCAGAGACCGTTTTCCGTCAGGTGGTCATGTTCATCAACAAAACCCTCCTGCTTCAGAAAAACGAGGTGTTTGAGGAAGTTTTCCCATCGATCGTCGTTTCCGACGATGTCCGGGCCTTCCTGAAAGGAGGCCAGGGAACGTTCAAAAATCAGGCGGATATCGTCCGTTGTCTGTGACAACAGGAGATTCAGAATCATGGAAAAGTCGCTTTTCAATTGGCTTTCAATGGCTTCGGGTCTCTTAAAAAGGAGCTTTCTAATATGGTGAAGGTCCATAAAGCGTCCCGCAACGGCCAGCATGAAGCCGATTTTGTCCTGGCCGCGCCTGCCTGCCCTGCCCGTCATCTGGTGAAAATCGATGCTGTTCATGGGGCTGAACTCATGGCCATTGTAGCGATCGGAGTTGAACAGTACGATCGTGCGGGCTGGATAATTTACGCCGGCGGCGACAGTGGAGGTTGCGAAAATTGCACGCAGATACCCTTTGTTCATCATGGCTTCGATCAGGAACTTCCACGCCGGCAGTTGTCCTCCATGGTGAGAACCGACGCGGCACCTCTGGAGAGAGGAGAGGTGGCGATGGTTTCGTAAATAGGGAAAGCGCTCCAAAAACTCCGCCAGGTCTTTGTCGAAGTCTTCATCGACGGTCGACGGCGTGGGTGGGTGACAATGGGCGAGGGCGCTGTCACATTCAGCCCGTGATTTCAAAAAGAAAATGGCCGGAGTCAGATGAAATTGTTCCAGGGCATGAATAATCTCGCCCAGATGGGGTGAATAAAAGCGGAGACGTCTTTCCCGCTCAGCCTGTTCCATGTACTCATCCAGTCCATGGAAGAGTTTTTTGTTTTTCAGGTAGGGCATGATCCGCCCCGATGGGTGGAGAAACAGCGGATAAAGCGGAACCGAGCGCTTTCGCTCCCTGATCACGGTGCATGGTTTTCCCCTGAGGCCGGAGAGCCAGCCTGCCAGCTCTTCATCGTTGCCGATCGTAGCCGATAACAGGAGGAGATTGACTCGGGAGGGCAGGTAGATCATGATTTCCTCCCACACAACTCCCCGGTCTGGGTCACCCAGGTAGTGTGCCTCGTCGATAACCACAAGATCACAGGGAAAATCTTCCCCTCGATGCATAGAATCGTAGAGTTGGTTACGGAGGATTTCCGTTGTGCCTACGATGATGGGAGCGTTTGTGTTTTCCTTCGTGTCTCCTGTCAGAATGCCCACGTTGACTTCATCAAAACAGGCGCCGAATTCGACCCATTTCGAGTTGCTGAGGGCTTTGAGTGGAGAAGCGTACCAGCTGCGTCCTCCCTGTTCGAACACGGAGAGGATGGCTTGCTGGGCAATCCAGGTCTTTCCCGAACCCGTGGGGGCGGTAACCAGGCAGTCAGCATTTTTGACGGCTTC
The DNA window shown above is from Deltaproteobacteria bacterium and carries:
- a CDS encoding chemotaxis protein CheC; the encoded protein is MPGHQNTVIRSDELDILQEVMNIAFGKASADLAEHIDIYVKLSVPDVRVIPAVRLPSYFVEMIGRQERVSIVEQKFWGKFSGYALLLFASGADSDLISILSCEDPHLFHDEAGDELAKGALMEIGNIVVGACVGKIAELLNDVMVYSPPVVLLEKSAADIIPDEMFNPEDSAVILKALFRFENRAVSGMLVLLFSQTSVAWLKKALKEFMEQYE
- the mutY gene encoding A/G-specific adenine glycosylase, which gives rise to MNCRSLPWRETRDPYRIWLSEIMLQQTQVATVIPYYERFLQRFPTLCDLARATEEDVLQIWENLGYYNRARQLHRAARMVVEKFGGEIPRDFDNLLRLPGIGAYTAGAILSIAFGATVPAIDGNARRVLCRFYALPGVNADPKGYRCLADRVMRILPASQPGCFNQALMELGATLCRSRKPLCDLCPLLEQCLARRRGQTDFFPMPAKKKITPVRTAVAALIRDDRGCVLVVKRPPSGLLGSLWKFPGGFAEREETPFQALKRTVTEEVGLRIIEASFQGTVKHAYTHFRLCLHIFTGKVSPGEAKRTGCADCRWIDPKAIGQLPFSRADRLAGNHLP
- a CDS encoding DEAD/DEAH box helicase is translated as MEPSLKTHHRRKYWHRSRPAPKTRTQSEAERPEKHRPKREGRPHRRMKPEMDPALQSVFKKIGKPVKTDFVPDAFQLEAIEAVKNADCLVTAPTGSGKTWIAQQAILSVFEQGGRSWYASPLKALSNSKWVEFGACFDEVNVGILTGDTKENTNAPIIVGTTEILRNQLYDSMHRGEDFPCDLVVIDEAHYLGDPDRGVVWEEIMIYLPSRVNLLLLSATIGNDEELAGWLSGLRGKPCTVIRERKRSVPLYPLFLHPSGRIMPYLKNKKLFHGLDEYMEQAERERRLRFYSPHLGEIIHALEQFHLTPAIFFLKSRAECDSALAHCHPPTPSTVDEDFDKDLAEFLERFPYLRNHRHLSSLQRCRVGSHHGGQLPAWKFLIEAMMNKGYLRAIFATSTVAAGVNYPARTIVLFNSDRYNGHEFSPMNSIDFHQMTGRAGRRGQDKIGFMLAVAGRFMDLHHIRKLLFKRPEAIESQLKSDFSMILNLLLSQTTDDIRLIFERSLASFQEGPDIVGNDDRWENFLKHLVFLKQEGFVDEHDHLTENGLWASKLRLDQPLLIAECLRKDSFPRYDAKMLAALVAIFVYDGDQDIKLTRKITPRKLTRGFNRVKADLADLAERMIEHGFPVAPMYLWPAWTIYAWSRGMQWEVITEQVGIADGDFAMLINRTGDNLRQIASLRESHPEVASLAFDAMDTILREPIVFE
- a CDS encoding peptidylprolyl isomerase; the protein is MENEESLFVLIETDKGTIRLQLFADRVPATVGNFVNLCRRGYYDGLTFHRVIADFMIQGGCPLGTGTGGPGYRFDDEFLPDLKHDRPGVLSMANAGPGTNGSQFFITHVPTPWLDQHHTVFGEVVSPADQEVVNSIRQGDRIRQMVVEGDCTSLFERIKGDLDAWNRTLDECFPKLKPT
- a CDS encoding NUDIX hydrolase, whose product is MSDYHIKEKQVYQCRIFSVYEGEYRLPDGRVNRQTRVEHKPCVAVVPVDDLGRILLIKQYRYAVNQDLLEIPAGSMDKGGESPEMSARRELAEETGYDAANWMPLFEGYLLPGYCNEYMYFFLATRLFPAPLPPDDDECIEVLPVLPEEAMAMIKRGDIIDAKTALGICMARKYLAGHFV
- the trxA gene encoding thioredoxin; its protein translation is MNDRPICGKCRACLDDMIIRCLRCGAKNRMPENRFNERPICGRCGAPLVVEGAPAKPMEITDATFLREVLTYSGSVLVDCWAPWCGPCRVVEPIMAELAAKYAGGIKVTKLNVDENPLTASQYNIRNIPTMLLFKEGKLVNTLVGALPREDVERHILAVMRMN
- a CDS encoding response regulator gives rise to the protein MIKKILIVDDSPVARKILKSCIPKEPEYEIAEAADGQAGLETFKEFAPDLTFMDITMPVMNGLECLEFIMRTDKQARVVMCTADIQIKSLKQALNLGAVNILKKPPSKESVAKILHEVSRST
- a CDS encoding diguanylate cyclase; the encoded protein is MRLTISRKLLLIYFFMAMLTVLSSTYAIVSLYRINDLAFNLANWDFSLMNTAKQMAGIILDLEGTGKKYLILKDPSIEAIYWAKQKELEVLLVKTRRSSQGDIRKDLDRIAALSRQHGDIFREQVGLIRTNGPEESMNLSREKGDRLMSNLTQATKNLQKAAEAGIRSRLTLINREGQKSTRMTMFLSSISLTAGLILAIAITLNISRPLVQLKRATGAIAEGQFDYPVNIIRHDEIGSLAKAFRIMKDRLKILETKLREESPLTGLPGNLAIEEAIESRLSAGKRFSLCHVDLDHFKPFADKYGYAWGSEVIKEVAHILRDHSRTGGNATDFIGHVGGDDFIIIAEPERAEEICRAVARDFDSRISKFYSGGDRETGFIVGKDRQGILRKFPLITVTIAIVSDDGTRFQNSLDMARKAAELKEIVKAMKGNNVVKLEEIETPTG